The Neofelis nebulosa isolate mNeoNeb1 chromosome X, mNeoNeb1.pri, whole genome shotgun sequence genome has a segment encoding these proteins:
- the LOC131502797 gene encoding uncharacterized protein LOC131502797, with protein sequence MLTALTWSGAAGKATPAKVVTLAGSCAFKPRSQSGKPTPALEGREAPERPLFSALPLPRPRPRPLPRPFSPPRLGCPAASRPAVTLPPAALLERESDERATAMVPPAAQPWSPPEEPARAAASLPAARCLRASSPCPGPAAAAPPASARHAARRH encoded by the exons ATGTTGACAGCGTTGACCTGGAGCGGAGCTGCCGGAAAGGCAACCCCAGCGAAAG TTGTGACCCTAGCCGGGAGCTGTGCCTTTAAGCCGCGTTCCCAATCGGGGAAACCGACGCCAGCACTCGAGGGTCGGGAGGCTCCTGAGAGGCCCCTCTTTTCtgcactccccctcccccgcccccgcccccgccccctcccccgccccttctcccctccccgcctcggCTGTCCGGCTGCCTCGCGGCCAGCCGTCACCTTGCCGCCTGCCGCACTCCTGGAGCGAGAGAGCGACGAGCGAGCCACGGCGATGGTGCCGCCCGCGGCGCAGCCATGGAGCCCGCCCGAGGAGCCCGCGCGCGCCGCTGCCAGCCTGCCCGCAGCCCGCTGCCTGCGCGCCAGCTCCCCGTGTCCCGGGCCAGCTGCTGCCGCCCCGCCAGCCTCTGCCCGCCACGCCGCCCGGCGCCACTGA